The following are from one region of the Channa argus isolate prfri chromosome 6, Channa argus male v1.0, whole genome shotgun sequence genome:
- the serpinf2b gene encoding serpin peptidase inhibitor, clade F (alpha-2 antiplasmin, pigment epithelium derived factor), member 2b isoform X2: MALCLTLLLIYLCSPGVANAEVAEDESIPLVPLIPLIPSQPAEKLENESTAPPATDFSEPTATAITTTSRPNRGSSEEEQDGLSQGCLPISQSRRSREAIAAAIEKLGVQLLQNLETTHEKPNLIISPVSISLALSQLALGAVNETEKLLMHHLHENTLPCYHESLHNVLEQLRNNDLQIATRIFLRQGFEPKQDFVDESQRLYDSEPAVLESVQQINDWVEKATQGKITEILSTLPANLLLMLINAIHFKGEWKARFDPRFTSRGVFYLDSNHMVEVEVMEDAKHPLSLFIDNELEAQVASFPFQNSMSLLVVMPISGQVNISSLSAKLNISDLYDRLPKERAVQVKVPKFKLEYAQELQEVFTKLGLGEVFSSPNLAEIADGPLLVSSVMHKSSMEINEEGAEGSAATAVVISRASNPIFHLSKPFFFALVDDTTLIPIFMGVINNPNPGAPILQRAEYGSNDKIGFPVDKNHVGSIGVPPK; the protein is encoded by the exons ATGGCCCTCTGTCTGACACTCCTGTTGATCTATCTCTGCAGCCCCGGAGTCGCA AATGCTGAGGTGGCAGAAGATGAGTCAATCCCCTTGGTGCCTCTTATTCCTTTGATCCCCAGTCAACCCGCAGAG aaattagaaaatgaaagtaCAGCGCCACCAGCTACCGATTTCTCAGAACCAACTGCAACTGCAATAACCACAACTAGTAGGCCTAATAGAGGCTCATCAGAAGAAGAACAAGATGGCCTTTCACAGGGTTGTCTTCCAATAAGCCAAAGCCGAAGATCAAGGGAGGCTATTGCTGCTGCCATCGAGAAACTGGGTGTGCAACTGCTGCAGAACTTGGAGACAACGCACGAGAAACCGAATCTCATAATATCTCCTGTCAGCATATCACTAGCCCTCTCCCAGCTGGCTTTAG gtgCGGTAAATGAGACGGAGAAGCTGCTGATGCATCATCTCCATGAAAACACTCTCCCCTGCTATCACGAATCTTTGCATAATGTCTTGGAGCAGCTCCGAAACAATGACCTGCAAATTGCTACTCGCATCTTCCTGCGCCAAG gTTTTGAGCCAAAGCAAGACTTTGTTGATGAATCCCAGCGGTTGTATGACTCAGAACCAGCAGTGTTGGAGAGCGTGCAGCAGATAAATGACTGGGTAGAGAAGGCAACGCAAGGAAAGATAACTGAAATCCTGTCTACTTTACCAGCCAATCTGCTCCTCATGCTCATTAATGCCATCCATTTCAAAG GAGAATGGAAAGCTCGGTTTGACCCACGTTTCACCTCCAGAGGTGTGTTTTACCTTGACAGCAACCACATGGTTGAGGTTGAAGTGATGGAAGATGCCAAACATCCTTTGAGTTTATTTATTGACAATGAACTGGAGGCTCAG GTAGCCAGTTTCCCATTTCAAAACTCCATGAGCTTGTTGGTGGTCATGCCCATATCTGGCCAGGTGAACATCTCTTCACTCTCTGCCAAGCTGAACATCTCTGACCTGTATGATCGTCTGCCCAAGGAAAGGGCCGTTCAAGTTAAAGTCCCCAAATTCAAGCTGGAGTATGCTCAAGAGCTACAGGAAGTTTTTACCAAATTGG GCCTTGGAGAGGTGTTTTCTAGTCCTAATTTGGCTGAGATTGCAGATGGCCCCCTGCTGGTGTCCAGTGTGATGCATAAGTCCAGCATGGAGATAAATGAGGAGGGGGCAGAAGGTTCTGCAGCCACTGCTGTGGTTATTTCACGTGCATCCAACCCAATTTTTCACCTCTCCAAGCCCTTCTTCTTTGCCCTCGTGGATGATACGACTCTGATACCGATTTTCATGGGAGTCATCAACAACCCTAATCCCGGAGCTCCCATTTTGCAGAGAGCAGAATATGGAAGCAATGATAAAATAGGATTCCCAGTTGACAAGAATCACGTTGGCTCAATTGGAGTCCCACCTAAATAG
- the serpinf2b gene encoding serpin peptidase inhibitor, clade F (alpha-2 antiplasmin, pigment epithelium derived factor), member 2b isoform X1 — MALCLTLLLIYLCSPGVACLPVQQNAEVAEDESIPLVPLIPLIPSQPAEKLENESTAPPATDFSEPTATAITTTSRPNRGSSEEEQDGLSQGCLPISQSRRSREAIAAAIEKLGVQLLQNLETTHEKPNLIISPVSISLALSQLALGAVNETEKLLMHHLHENTLPCYHESLHNVLEQLRNNDLQIATRIFLRQGFEPKQDFVDESQRLYDSEPAVLESVQQINDWVEKATQGKITEILSTLPANLLLMLINAIHFKGEWKARFDPRFTSRGVFYLDSNHMVEVEVMEDAKHPLSLFIDNELEAQVASFPFQNSMSLLVVMPISGQVNISSLSAKLNISDLYDRLPKERAVQVKVPKFKLEYAQELQEVFTKLGLGEVFSSPNLAEIADGPLLVSSVMHKSSMEINEEGAEGSAATAVVISRASNPIFHLSKPFFFALVDDTTLIPIFMGVINNPNPGAPILQRAEYGSNDKIGFPVDKNHVGSIGVPPK; from the exons ATGGCCCTCTGTCTGACACTCCTGTTGATCTATCTCTGCAGCCCCGGAGTCGCA TGTCTTCCTGTTCAACAGAATGCTGAGGTGGCAGAAGATGAGTCAATCCCCTTGGTGCCTCTTATTCCTTTGATCCCCAGTCAACCCGCAGAG aaattagaaaatgaaagtaCAGCGCCACCAGCTACCGATTTCTCAGAACCAACTGCAACTGCAATAACCACAACTAGTAGGCCTAATAGAGGCTCATCAGAAGAAGAACAAGATGGCCTTTCACAGGGTTGTCTTCCAATAAGCCAAAGCCGAAGATCAAGGGAGGCTATTGCTGCTGCCATCGAGAAACTGGGTGTGCAACTGCTGCAGAACTTGGAGACAACGCACGAGAAACCGAATCTCATAATATCTCCTGTCAGCATATCACTAGCCCTCTCCCAGCTGGCTTTAG gtgCGGTAAATGAGACGGAGAAGCTGCTGATGCATCATCTCCATGAAAACACTCTCCCCTGCTATCACGAATCTTTGCATAATGTCTTGGAGCAGCTCCGAAACAATGACCTGCAAATTGCTACTCGCATCTTCCTGCGCCAAG gTTTTGAGCCAAAGCAAGACTTTGTTGATGAATCCCAGCGGTTGTATGACTCAGAACCAGCAGTGTTGGAGAGCGTGCAGCAGATAAATGACTGGGTAGAGAAGGCAACGCAAGGAAAGATAACTGAAATCCTGTCTACTTTACCAGCCAATCTGCTCCTCATGCTCATTAATGCCATCCATTTCAAAG GAGAATGGAAAGCTCGGTTTGACCCACGTTTCACCTCCAGAGGTGTGTTTTACCTTGACAGCAACCACATGGTTGAGGTTGAAGTGATGGAAGATGCCAAACATCCTTTGAGTTTATTTATTGACAATGAACTGGAGGCTCAG GTAGCCAGTTTCCCATTTCAAAACTCCATGAGCTTGTTGGTGGTCATGCCCATATCTGGCCAGGTGAACATCTCTTCACTCTCTGCCAAGCTGAACATCTCTGACCTGTATGATCGTCTGCCCAAGGAAAGGGCCGTTCAAGTTAAAGTCCCCAAATTCAAGCTGGAGTATGCTCAAGAGCTACAGGAAGTTTTTACCAAATTGG GCCTTGGAGAGGTGTTTTCTAGTCCTAATTTGGCTGAGATTGCAGATGGCCCCCTGCTGGTGTCCAGTGTGATGCATAAGTCCAGCATGGAGATAAATGAGGAGGGGGCAGAAGGTTCTGCAGCCACTGCTGTGGTTATTTCACGTGCATCCAACCCAATTTTTCACCTCTCCAAGCCCTTCTTCTTTGCCCTCGTGGATGATACGACTCTGATACCGATTTTCATGGGAGTCATCAACAACCCTAATCCCGGAGCTCCCATTTTGCAGAGAGCAGAATATGGAAGCAATGATAAAATAGGATTCCCAGTTGACAAGAATCACGTTGGCTCAATTGGAGTCCCACCTAAATAG